From a single Candidatus Microthrix subdominans genomic region:
- a CDS encoding NAD+ synthase, with amino-acid sequence MPTLRVALGQMNPHVGNLPGNIARLGELYDQAEAAGCDLVAFPELAVPGYPSEDLLIRRGFLEDNVEALDRLVTRTGRCVALLGYADDDLAIDSVGGIRTANTVAVASDGVIHGRYQKQRLPNYGVFDEDRYFTEGPEDQPLFRIGGLVVGVSICEDIWYVDGPPTHQSAAGADVLISLHASPFEEGKVAVREALLSDRARRAGIPVVYVNQVGGQDELIFDGASTVVDGDGEVLARAPQFVDDLMIVDLELEPRGLEIALPLVTIEPGAAAPSELPSIDPPTIALELPPDAEVWEALRLGLADYFAKGGFTDACLGLSGGLDSALVAMLAADALGAEHVHAVSMPSQHSSEHSRDDAAALATNLGLDYRTIAIADVYGSFMGELAPSFEGTEADLTEENLQARIRGTLVMALCNKFGWLALATGNKSEFAVGYSTLYGDSNGALAPIGDIYKTRAFQLARWRNQLAVERGDTPPIPTSTIIKAPSAELRPDQRDDQSLPPYDELDVVLERYVDDDFTVEELLESGADPELARWVARLVDRNEFKRRQTPFALRVTRKAFGRDRRMPLTNAYSEVRWAADEVIAD; translated from the coding sequence ATGCCCACGTTGCGTGTCGCCCTCGGCCAGATGAACCCGCACGTGGGCAATTTGCCCGGCAACATCGCCCGGTTGGGCGAGCTGTACGACCAGGCCGAGGCTGCCGGGTGCGACCTGGTGGCGTTTCCCGAGCTGGCCGTGCCCGGCTACCCGTCTGAGGACCTGTTGATCCGGCGGGGGTTCCTCGAGGACAACGTCGAGGCCCTCGACCGCCTGGTCACCCGCACCGGGCGATGCGTGGCGCTGCTCGGTTACGCCGACGATGACCTGGCCATCGATTCGGTGGGCGGCATCCGCACGGCCAACACGGTGGCGGTCGCCTCGGACGGTGTGATTCACGGTCGCTACCAGAAACAGCGACTGCCCAACTACGGCGTGTTCGATGAAGACCGTTACTTCACCGAAGGTCCCGAGGATCAGCCGCTGTTTCGCATCGGTGGCCTGGTCGTCGGCGTGTCGATCTGCGAGGACATCTGGTACGTCGACGGCCCCCCCACCCATCAGTCGGCGGCGGGCGCCGACGTGCTGATCAGCTTGCACGCTTCGCCTTTCGAGGAGGGCAAGGTGGCCGTGCGCGAGGCCCTGTTGTCCGACCGGGCGCGCCGGGCGGGCATCCCGGTCGTGTACGTCAACCAGGTCGGCGGGCAGGACGAGCTGATCTTCGACGGTGCGTCGACGGTCGTCGACGGCGACGGCGAGGTGCTCGCCCGGGCACCCCAGTTTGTCGACGACCTGATGATCGTCGACCTCGAGTTGGAACCCCGCGGCCTGGAGATCGCCCTGCCGCTGGTGACGATCGAGCCCGGCGCCGCAGCGCCGTCCGAGCTCCCGTCGATCGATCCCCCGACGATCGCGCTGGAGCTGCCTCCCGACGCCGAGGTCTGGGAGGCGCTTCGTCTCGGGCTGGCCGACTACTTCGCCAAGGGCGGCTTCACCGATGCCTGCCTGGGGTTGTCGGGCGGGCTCGATTCGGCCCTCGTCGCCATGCTGGCCGCCGATGCACTGGGCGCCGAGCACGTGCACGCCGTGTCGATGCCGTCGCAGCACTCCTCCGAGCACAGCCGCGACGATGCCGCAGCACTGGCGACCAACCTTGGGCTCGACTACCGAACCATCGCCATCGCGGACGTCTACGGGTCGTTCATGGGTGAGCTGGCCCCGAGCTTTGAAGGGACCGAGGCCGACCTGACCGAGGAGAACCTGCAGGCCCGCATCCGCGGCACCCTGGTGATGGCGCTGTGTAACAAGTTCGGCTGGCTGGCCCTGGCGACGGGCAACAAGTCCGAGTTCGCTGTCGGCTACTCCACGCTGTACGGCGACAGCAACGGCGCGTTGGCCCCGATCGGCGACATCTACAAGACCCGTGCCTTTCAGCTGGCGCGCTGGCGCAACCAGCTGGCGGTCGAGCGGGGCGACACGCCGCCGATCCCCACCTCGACGATCATCAAGGCGCCGTCGGCCGAGCTGCGCCCCGACCAGCGCGACGACCAGAGCCTGCCGCCCTACGACGAGCTCGACGTCGTCCTGGAGCGCTACGTCGACGACGACTTCACCGTCGAGGAGCTGCTCGAATCCGGCGCCGATCCCGAGTTGGCCCGGTGGGTGGCCCGCCTGGTCGACCGCAACGAGTTCAAGCGGCGCCAGACGCCCTTCGCCCTTCGGGTGACGCGCAAGGCCTTCGGTCGCGACCGACGGATGCCCCTGACCAATGCCTACTCGGAGGTCCGCTGGGCTGCGGATGAGGTGATCGCCGACTGA
- a CDS encoding glutamine synthetase beta-grasp domain-containing protein, producing MAYRAEYIWIDGTEPVPLIRSKTKIVPDGTELGLWGFDGSSTNQAQGVNSDCVLSPVFITPDPIRSGDDKLVLCEVLVPDTLLPHPTNRRAAAVEVAKSFADQEPWFGMEQEYTFFEEGRPMGWPKAGYYYPAPQGPYYCGVGAIETAGRRIVEAHADACLAAGLAISGTNAEVMLGQWEFQIGPVGTVEVGDHMWMARYLLYRIAEDFNVNASISAKPIEGDWNGAGCHTNFSTNAMRESYDAVIAACESLGAPGKLEEHLAAYGHGYEARLTGDHETAHYSEFRYGVSDRGASVRIPWQVAQDQKGYIEDRRPNANIDPYEVAALMTNTVCSAWAKR from the coding sequence ATGGCCTACCGAGCCGAATACATCTGGATCGACGGAACCGAGCCCGTGCCCCTGATCCGTTCGAAGACCAAGATCGTCCCCGACGGCACCGAGCTGGGACTGTGGGGCTTCGACGGATCGTCGACCAACCAGGCCCAGGGCGTCAACAGCGACTGCGTGCTCAGCCCGGTGTTCATCACCCCCGACCCGATCCGCAGCGGCGACGACAAGCTGGTGCTGTGCGAGGTGCTCGTGCCCGACACGCTGTTGCCGCACCCGACCAACAGGCGAGCCGCAGCGGTCGAGGTGGCCAAGAGCTTCGCCGACCAGGAGCCGTGGTTCGGCATGGAACAGGAGTACACGTTCTTTGAGGAGGGCCGACCGATGGGCTGGCCCAAGGCCGGTTACTACTACCCCGCCCCCCAAGGCCCCTATTACTGCGGGGTGGGGGCGATCGAGACCGCCGGGCGCCGGATCGTCGAGGCACACGCCGACGCCTGTCTGGCCGCCGGTCTGGCCATCTCGGGCACCAACGCCGAGGTGATGCTGGGTCAGTGGGAGTTTCAGATCGGTCCGGTGGGCACGGTCGAGGTGGGCGACCACATGTGGATGGCCCGCTACCTGCTGTACCGGATCGCCGAGGACTTCAACGTCAACGCCTCGATCTCCGCCAAGCCGATCGAGGGCGACTGGAACGGCGCCGGCTGCCACACCAACTTCTCGACCAACGCGATGCGGGAGAGCTACGACGCGGTTATCGCAGCGTGCGAATCGCTCGGTGCGCCCGGCAAGCTCGAGGAGCACCTGGCCGCCTACGGCCACGGCTATGAGGCCCGTCTCACCGGCGATCACGAGACCGCCCACTACTCGGAGTTCCGTTACGGGGTGTCCGACCGGGGCGCCTCGGTGCGGATCCCGTGGCAGGTCGCTCAGGATCAGAAGGGCTACATCGAGGACCGTCGACCCAACGCCAACATCGACCCCTACGAGGTGGCAGCGCTGATGACCAACACGGTGTGCTCGGCCTGGGCCAAGCGATAG
- a CDS encoding glutamine synthetase has protein sequence MTPATPSGPDRPDSSARRNYVLRTVEERGIRLIRLWFCDVLGQMKSVVISPVELDTVFEEGLQFDGSAIDGFSRVHESDVLARPDPSSFGVLRSGRDGDPATATMFCDIETLAGEPYPGDPRAVLRRVMAETREAGYEFMCAPEVEFFYFLSGDPSRPPEPLDEASYFDVTIADVASDLRRRTIGRLEAMAIPVEYSFHEDGNSQHEIDLTWDDGLSMADNVMALRMVVREEAHAEGIHATFMPKPLADQQGSGMHTHMSLFRDDANAFHDPDNPYGLSEVGRAFVAGLLRHAAEITAVTNQLVNSYKRLVPGFEAPNSISWARNNRSALVRIPEYKHHKHSSTRIEFRSPDAACNPYLAFALILAAGMRGVREGYELPAEAPDDLHLLSEDQRADLGIATLPKSLAQALEVMEGSSLVRSTLGPHIFEWFVRNKNSEWADYKAHVSQFELDRYLRAW, from the coding sequence ATGACGCCTGCGACCCCCAGCGGACCCGACCGGCCCGACAGCTCCGCCCGACGCAACTACGTGCTACGCACGGTGGAGGAGCGCGGCATCCGCCTGATCCGACTGTGGTTCTGCGACGTGCTGGGCCAGATGAAGTCGGTGGTGATCTCGCCAGTGGAGCTCGACACCGTGTTCGAGGAGGGGCTGCAGTTCGACGGCTCGGCGATCGACGGGTTCTCCCGGGTGCACGAGAGCGACGTGTTGGCCCGGCCCGACCCGTCCAGCTTCGGGGTGCTGCGCTCCGGGCGGGACGGCGATCCTGCCACCGCCACGATGTTCTGCGACATCGAAACGCTTGCCGGCGAGCCCTACCCCGGCGACCCGCGAGCGGTGCTGCGCCGGGTGATGGCCGAGACTCGCGAGGCCGGATACGAGTTCATGTGTGCCCCCGAGGTGGAGTTCTTCTACTTCCTCTCCGGCGATCCGTCCCGTCCCCCGGAACCGCTCGACGAGGCCAGCTATTTCGACGTGACGATCGCAGATGTGGCTTCGGACCTGCGCCGGCGCACGATCGGGCGACTGGAGGCGATGGCGATCCCGGTCGAGTACTCCTTCCACGAGGACGGCAACAGTCAGCACGAGATCGACCTGACCTGGGACGACGGGCTGTCGATGGCCGACAACGTGATGGCGCTGCGCATGGTGGTGCGCGAGGAGGCCCACGCCGAGGGGATCCATGCCACGTTCATGCCCAAGCCGCTCGCCGACCAGCAGGGCTCGGGCATGCATACCCACATGTCGCTGTTCCGCGACGACGCCAACGCCTTCCACGACCCCGACAACCCGTACGGGCTCTCCGAGGTCGGCCGGGCGTTCGTCGCTGGACTGCTGCGCCATGCCGCCGAGATCACCGCCGTCACCAACCAGCTGGTCAACAGCTACAAGCGGTTGGTGCCCGGATTCGAGGCGCCCAACTCGATCAGCTGGGCCCGCAACAACCGCTCAGCGCTGGTGCGGATCCCCGAGTACAAGCACCACAAGCACTCCTCCACCCGGATCGAGTTCCGCTCCCCCGACGCCGCCTGCAACCCCTACCTGGCGTTTGCGCTGATCCTCGCAGCGGGCATGCGGGGCGTGCGCGAGGGCTACGAGCTACCGGCCGAGGCCCCCGACGACCTGCACCTGCTGAGCGAGGATCAGCGGGCCGACCTCGGCATCGCCACGCTGCCCAAATCGCTGGCCCAGGCCCTCGAGGTGATGGAGGGTTCCTCGCTGGTGCGATCGACCCTGGGACCCCACATCTTCGAGTGGTTCGTGCGCAACAAGAACTCGGAGTGGGCCGACTACAAGGCCCACGTCAGCCAGTTCGAACTCGACCGCTACCTGCGAGCGTGGTGA
- a CDS encoding winged helix-turn-helix transcriptional regulator, with translation MSDSAGDLLVYPRPSPDLARLLDLAGRPWCAVADDLEARNAEGEPCGAIVELVDRGFGTADPASENDGSDPAWAVLTALARREPPLRAVLVLVGGTRLGELEGRDDLFADFCLTPFHPAEAAARLAHLLATSAPAGAAVLLSGASDDASELVNYGPLLLNTQSYQARIAGRTLDLTYMEYELLAFLAQNPDRVHSREVLLSRVWGYDYYGGARTVDVHIRRLRSKLGEEHARMIQTVRSVGYRFGRHESGPEG, from the coding sequence ATGAGCGACAGCGCGGGCGACCTGCTCGTCTACCCGCGCCCTTCCCCCGACCTTGCCCGTCTGCTCGACCTGGCCGGCCGGCCCTGGTGCGCCGTCGCCGACGACCTGGAGGCTCGCAATGCCGAGGGCGAACCGTGTGGCGCCATCGTCGAGCTGGTCGATCGTGGCTTCGGCACGGCCGATCCGGCCTCGGAGAACGACGGTTCCGACCCGGCCTGGGCGGTGCTCACGGCCCTCGCCCGCCGGGAGCCACCGTTGCGAGCGGTGCTCGTGCTCGTCGGTGGCACCCGCCTGGGCGAGCTGGAGGGCCGCGACGACCTGTTCGCCGACTTCTGCCTCACGCCCTTTCATCCGGCCGAAGCGGCGGCCCGGCTCGCCCACCTGCTGGCCACGTCCGCCCCGGCCGGTGCAGCCGTCCTCCTCTCGGGAGCGTCCGACGACGCGTCCGAGTTGGTGAACTACGGGCCGCTGCTGCTCAACACCCAGAGCTACCAGGCCCGCATCGCCGGACGAACGCTCGACCTCACCTACATGGAGTACGAGCTGCTGGCCTTTCTGGCCCAGAACCCGGACCGGGTGCACAGCCGGGAGGTGTTGTTGAGCCGGGTCTGGGGATACGACTACTACGGCGGGGCCCGCACGGTCGACGTGCACATCCGTCGCCTGCGTTCGAAGCTGGGCGAGGAGCACGCCCGCATGATCCAGACCGTGCGGTCGGTGGGATATCGCTTCGGTCGCCACGAATCCGGACCGGAGGGGTAG
- a CDS encoding RidA family protein — MSDTPIGPYSPWVRAGEWVILSGQIGMIDNTMADGLGPQCDAALANLGLRLAEAGLVPTDVVKTTVFMVSMNDYGVINEHYAAFFDGHRPARSAVAVSALPAGALVEIEAWAHAPLGDRERSATAR, encoded by the coding sequence ATGAGCGACACACCGATCGGGCCGTATTCACCGTGGGTTCGAGCCGGGGAGTGGGTGATCCTCTCGGGCCAGATCGGCATGATCGACAACACGATGGCCGACGGTCTGGGCCCGCAGTGCGACGCGGCGCTGGCCAACCTGGGCCTCCGCCTGGCCGAGGCGGGGCTGGTGCCAACCGACGTGGTGAAGACGACGGTGTTCATGGTGTCGATGAACGACTACGGCGTCATCAACGAGCATTATGCGGCGTTCTTCGACGGTCACCGGCCGGCCCGCTCGGCCGTTGCGGTCTCGGCGCTGCCCGCAGGCGCACTGGTCGAGATCGAGGCCTGGGCGCACGCCCCGCTCGGGGACCGGGAGCGCAGCGCAACCGCTCGCTAG